The DNA window GATGTGGGGCAAATATTAGAGCATCATACAAATTCAACATGGAAAGGAGTCTATCAAGATACTGTTATTGTCACATTCAAAGATGCCGCTTTAAGTATCAACAAAATCCAAACTGCTTTCAAAGTAATTGATTTCTCAAACAACTCATTTGAGGGTTCCATTCCGGGTTCCATTGGAAGGCTTGTTTCACTTCATGGACTTGACATGTCGCACAGTAACTTCACAGGAAAAATTCCATCAGAACTCGGTAACTTAACGAGGCTGGAATCAATGGATCTCTCTTGCAACTCTCTCTCCGGAGAAATTCCACAGGAGTTTACCTCTCTAACTTCACTTTCATGGTCGAACCTTTCGTACAACAACTTGACAGGAAGAATACCACAGGGAAACCAATTCTTGTCATTTCCCAGCAGCTTGTTTGAAGGCAATGCTGGCCTATGTGGAATTCAGCTTTCTAAGCAATGTGACAATCCAGGTCCAGATTCAACCACCCGAAGCATATCGGCTCCAGAACCCAATACTTTGTGGCAGGACAGACTTGATGCCATCATTTTCTTCCTCTTTGATGGCTTGGGATTTGGCGTGGGTTTTGCATTGGTAATTATATTCAGATCCTTTTACCATATAGAACGATGGCTTGGCAAGCACATGTATTAGTACTTTAAGTTTTTAACATAAATAGTCATCGTGTGTGTTTGTGTTGCACTTGTTTGATGACACAGCTTAAATCCACTCAGCTGTAATAAGGTTGGTTCCTTAGTTCAGTCAACTTTATATATGATCCTGAAAGAGAGTTGTTATAAGTGAAAAATTATTTTTCCAACTCCACAACTCCAATGCTCTATTTCCAAGGCAGGATTTCAAAGAAGTTCATGTCGCTGGaggatttcttttcttttcttttttttttacgaAACAGCTGGAGGATTAGGATTTGAAGGACGTGTCTAAGGGCTATGTCATCAAAATCAAGTGTTGCATTTGAAACTAAGGGAGTATTCAGTTCAAGTAATCAAGTTATTTCAATATGGCAGGCTGAGGACAATTTTCATTCCAGCTTTACATTCAAGAAACTTGTCAATCAAAGCTTTAAAAAAAGTTGTCAACAAAATATTATAGTCAACAAAAACTACCCTAATTGTGTTTCTACAAAGTAAAAGCTACCCGCCAATTGCATTGTATTACCCAATATCTTGTTCCAACATGATACTGGGTATTTCTTTGTTTATTCTGAATTTAGCTGACGACGAGATCCCCCAATTGAATGTACGCCGCACGGGCTAATCTGGAAAGAGAACTTGCCGAAACCAAGTGTTGCATTGAAGCCGAGGTCGCAGTAGTTGGCTCGTCCAAGAAGGGTGTTTCAGTAATTCGTGGtaactaattagaagtattgtTATTCTCCCTAGAACCAACCAGCTATACGAATACTTCTCAGTCACCAACTCACCATGAGGCATACTGACACTATGCTTGTGCAGGAGTCTGAAGATCTGAGCAAATTAAGCTTTTAGAAATTCTTCCCGAGACACCAAATATACTGGTTTGGGTGAGATCCTAATCTCGAAGTTTTTCATGTGCAACCGAATAATTTTCGGTAGTCTTTTATTCCGAACAACACAGTCAGTAGTCACTTCTCACTGACAGCTAGCGTTGACTGACCCGATTGAGTGGTTTACTCATACTGTTGCGTACGCACCAGGGAATCCTCTCGATTGGCCAACTTAACTGCATGATAACGACGGAGGTAGGGTCGCCCGGTCGCACACGGCGGAGGTCCCGAGTCTTGACTCGTGCGAGTCCACGCACCACACATCTTTCGCAATCAATCACCAAACCTTCGTGAGCTTCCGCTCGAGTGCAACGCTGCAGCCCAACCGGAGATGGTAATGCAATCCAACTTGATCTTTATATATATTTAGCATATAATTAAATAAAATTAGAGTCTGATTCTTTTAGGGCTCGGCCCTTAAATTATCTAAACTAAAATTTAGAATCTTTTACCACCCTCTGCCCAACTCTGGAGATGATGCCTACCTGTATCACGTACGGTGCAGTGAGGTCGACTACTGAGTACCCTTTTCATCCTGTAATCCATCTGTTCCTTTATTTTTTTACCATTTCAAGTTTCAGTTAAGTATTACTCTCCCAGCCTACAAAAGATGGTGTTTTGAACAAGATTCCAATAAACCCATTGAAAAATCTAACTATTAATAACTTTTGGAATATTTAGTTTGATAATTTAATCAATCATATATAAAGATTTAtcttaaaattactttaaaatATATTATTTTCTTTGTTATACAATATAATTCATTAGATGTTGCTAATTTACGGCGGCCGTATTATAACCGTTGATACGGCCGTCTTTTTTTATATAGAGCAAACCAGCATGGGGCAAACACACTAGATATCTACATGCATGAGAGGgatggagagagaaaagaaaaaggacggATGATATCAATACGTGCATGCGTATGtgagaagaagaaagagaacggATATGCATGCGCATGCACACAATTTCAAACACAGAAAAGATCATACTTTCAAAATCGAGCGTCCAAATCAAAATCTGATGACACAGTTGCGCTCGTTTCAATTAGAGCTTTAAAACAGGATCCCACACCACTACGTTTCAATAATACCTCTATATTATTTTTCATGTGAGAAAATATCTTTTAGTGTATTATAATTTGCATATGACTTTTGTAAAAATTGCTTATGGCTTTACGAAATGTTGCTTGACTCACCTAAGTTCAATTAAGTGAATATTGATATTGATTTTGAGAAGATAGATTGGATGGTGTGATTAAATAATGATGCCCAACAATTTTGTTGGGGTAGGTTGATGTTTATTGCATTATAAGTGATAGGCAACTTTAGCAAATTAATTGATCATTTTTACTAATTTATGTTGGTAATTTTCTATTCTATATAAGCAATTTTTGTGTCTTTCAAAAATATTATCGAAACATATGCGAGTGACATCTTATTTTGAAGATCTTTTCGAAAGAAATATAGTTGTGCAATcagaatttgaatttgatggcCGGTTCACGAACTACAATTTTTTTAAGTTTTAAAATTACTTGCGCGTGCGTGTGCTGTCGTAGGAGACAAGAATCTCCCACTCCGGTGTGAGCCAATCGATGTAAAGCGTGCGTACCAACAAATAAAATTACGGCCGGATGTAGTAAAGTCATTACCTTAAAATAATGATAAAGATTCCTAACTATAGTTGTGGTCAATACTACTTCCACGCGAATTTCTATGGCTCCGGTTCACTAGTCTTCCTCTCGAGTTAGCAGACAGCGATCGGAATGCATGGTTCAGAACAACCAGAGAATAGAAATATCTATACTACCCAGATTTATCCTATATAATATAATCGGTCACACAAATTGTAACTTGCTGGAAACTGCAAACCAGTAGCGAAATGGCTCCCACAAAGGAACATCTCCACAGCCTTATGCACTTGTTCATAGCATGCCTCCTCAAGCTTAGCACCGCAGCGCCTTGCCTGCCGGATCAGGCTTCTTCCCTCCTCCAGCTAAAAGCTTCCTTCATTGGTGACAGCCTACCATCATGGCAAGCTGGAACAGATTGCTGCCACCACTGGGAGGGCGTCACCTGTGACGTGGCCTTCGGAAGAGTCATTTCTCTTGACCTCGGTGAGTTCGACCTGATGAGCAGTTGGCTTGATCCTGCGCTCTTCAACCTCACCTCTCTCAGGAACCTCAGCCTTGCATTCAATGACTTTAGGGGAGCCTCGCTCCCGGCTTCTGGGTTCGAGCGGCTCACGGATATCATCCACCTCAACCTCTCGTGCACCTATTTTTTGGGTCAGATCCCAATTGGAATAGCCTGCCTCAAGAACCTTGTCACCCTTGACTTGTCTGAAAATTATGATTTGTATTTTGAGCGGCCAAGTTTCAAAACCTTCATGGCAAATATGAGCAACCTGAGGGAGCTTTATCTTGATGGAGTGAATTTATCTAGCAGTGGATCGACTTGGTCCACTGTTTTAGCAGACTCCGTTCCCCAGCTACAGGTTCTTAGCTTGTATCAGTGTTATATATCAGGTCCTATCCAACCTTCATTCTCAAGGCTTCGCTCACTTACGACGATCAACTTGGGATACAATAAGTTTGAAGGGCATTTTCCAACAAAAATCTTCCAGCTAAAAAGTTTGAGGACGCTTGATTTGTCCGGTAACCCCATGCTTTCTGTGAGGTTAACACACTTCCCAGCTGGAAATAATTTGGAAACACTAAATCTAGCAGGGACCAATTTCTCTTGTGACATGCCGTCCTCGTTTGGCAATCTTGAGTATGTAAAGACATTGGGGCTTAACATGATGGGCATTGATGACGAACTCCCCTCTTTGATATCTAAGCTTCCGTTATTGGATGACCTGCAACTCATGGGACCAGATACGGAGAATCCGATATTATCTTGGATCAGCAATATTACCCAATTGACACACCTATTGTTTGATGGTTATGACTTCTCTAAATCGATTCCCACTTGGATCGGCAAACTTACAAGGCTGGAAAGTTTGACAATAGCGGATTGTAGTTTCTCCATGCCAATACCGTACCAGATTGGAAATCTTACAAAATTGGTCGAACTGAAGTTCTTGAACTGTGACTTCTCAGAGCAGAGAATGCCATCGTCGATAGGCAATCTTACAAAGTTGGTCCTTTTAAGCATCTGTGATTGCAATTTCTCTGGACCAATACCCTCAACAATTGGGAACTTGATCCAACTTGAGAAGCTGGTGGTCTGGTCTTCTCACATAGGAGGTTAGACTATATCCCGACTGCTTTCTTCTTAGAtatccttttttctttttttttcaactGTAGATAGATCCTAAACCTACTTTATGACATGCCATGCAGACACCTTTAACAAAATGATAACAGACTTCAAGTGAATAGGAAATCCCGTATTTTAGTAACTTATGAAATCAACAGAGCAACCTTCAGGAAACAAGAAAAAGGCTTTAAATTTTGGCAATGTTGAGAAAGAAAAAACAATGTTATGTTCATTTTGAGTCTTTGACCAATTTCCATAGTTTAGCAGTTTCAATGGTGCGAGGCCTTTAACCTGAGCACACGACTTGGGTCTTCCATAACTAATATCAATTATTTTTTTAGTTTTTTTAGCCATcttgcctctctctctctctcatcctaGATATATTTCAGATACATTTATACAATATTGGGTAGATTGCATAATATAACAAGGAATATGTTAATTATTTTGGACAGACCTTTTCATATTCTGAACTGCTTTACATGGCAATTGAAGGTTCTCTCAACGAGAAATCAACTTTAGCATATATAATCACTTGTAGCACCAAAACTTTTACTGTAAAATGTATATAAAATAGATTGCGTTAATGTTGTTTGCACTTTCTCTGGCCCAAGGCTTGTTTGAAACAATGGGTCAATAGGGTAACAAATAATGGGATTAGAAAAACACATGAATAAGGTAGGAGTACGGACGTTTCTACCCTAAACTACACAACCCAACACCAAAGACCATGCGATTGTTGACCTATACAACTAAGTTTTTTGGTGGTTTGAAAGGTGGTTTTTCattttctaaaaataaaaaattatagttCTATTTAAAAATtcaaaactaattcattttaaatcagaaaaatatgaagCTGCCatccatttttttttaaaaatgtGATCTATCTGTCATGCTATGTTTTGAGTTATTTGGATCTTATTTTTTGTGATTCAATTAAGAAGCGAGATTTTTAGTGCCAAGTTTTTTTTGGAACACCAATTATATAGAAACAGCAAATAAACTATACGGTATAAACAtgtccaaatttaaatttgggcAGTTTTTCTTTTGAAGAAATATGGATGGGTTATATATTAATTTAAGCATTATCAATTTGTCTGTTCCGAAAAGGTGATGAGCGCTGATATATTTAGCTCCAATGGATAGAGTCACAGAGATACTAATTTGTTTCAAGTTCGCACAGGCGCTTCTGTGGAAAAAGGCATTAATAAAGTATGCAGCATTCTGACTGGTTTTCTACCGTTACATGCAGGAAAAATTCCAAAGTCCTTGTTCGCTCTTCCAGCCCTGCAAGTGCTTTTTTTACTGGATAATCAGCTTATTGGCTCGCTGGAAGACATTCCTGCTCCTTTATCCTCACCATTGCGGGAGATTCTTTTAAGCAGTAATCAATTGACAGGCCCAATACCCAAATCATTTTTTCAGCTTACGAATCTTCAAAGTCTCAATCTTGACTCAAATAAATTGACAGGCACAATAGAACTTGGCTCTATCTGGAGGTTGAGAAATCTCACCCATCTTAGCCTGGGTAACAATATGATATCGCTCACTGAAAAAGAAGGTGATACGATATTCTCTCATATCCTTAAAATCCAGCACCTAAACCTCGCATCTTGCAACCTTACAAAATTTCCGGCATCATTAGAGTATATTGACACTATTCAAGGTCTGGATCTTTCGAATAACCAAATCGAAGGGGCCATACCAAGTTGGGTATGGAAGAACCCCCTTGTTAGTTTGAACCTCTCACACAACATGTTTACTACTTTATAGAAGTCTCCTATTGTACAGATGACACATTTAATTGATCTTGATCTCAGTTTTAATGGACTTCAAGGAAGCATACCGATACCATCAACTCCATCCGAACTAATTATTTTGGATTACTCAAATAATGAATTCTCTTCGATTGAACCTAACTTTGTTGGCAGGTATGTTAGAAATGCCTTCAGTATCAATTTGTCAAAAATAAATTGAGTGGCCATATACCACTTTCAGTTTGTAGTTTAAACAACCTTTAGATCATGGACTTATCTTACAATTACTTTTCTAGACCAATTCCATCCTGTCTTATGAAAAAAGCTGACCTGATGAGCATATTGAGGTTAAGAGAAAACAAGTTACATGGCATGCTACCTGAAAATATTGGAGAAGGGTGTAAGCTTCAGACAATCGATTTGAATCAAAATCAAATTCAAGGTGCACTACCAAGATCCCTAGCAAATTGCCAAGACTTGGAGGTTCTTGATGTTGGTAATAATCAGATCGTCGATTCATTTCCATCATGGTTGGGTACACTTCCAAAGCTTCGAATTCTCGTGTTGAGATCTAACCAACTCAACGGCACTATAAGGGGTCTTCACGATGGCTACCAACACTTTACAAGTTTACAAATAGTTGATTTGGCCTCCAACCATTTCTCTGGTGACTTGCATCCAGAATGGTTTGAGAATTTGAGAGCAATGTTGGATAACAGCAACGATGTGGGGGAAATTTAGAGCATCAAACAAATTCAACTTGGAGACCACTTGTGTATCAAGATACTGTTATTGTCACATTCAAAGATGCCGCTTTAAGTGTCACCAAAATCCCAACTGTTTTCAAACTAATTGATTTGTCAAATAACTCATTTGAGGGTTCCATTCCGGGTTCAATTGGAAGGCTTGTTTCACTTCACGGACTTGACATGTCGCACAATAACTTCACAGGACAAATTCCATCACAACTTCACAACTTAACGAGGCTGGAATCAATGGATCTCTCTTGCAACTCTATCTCCGGAGAAATTCCACAGGAGTTTACCTCTCTAACTTCTCTTTCCTGGTTGAACCTTTCGTACAACAACTTGACAGGAAGAATACCACAGGGAAACCAATTCTTGACATTTCCCAGCAGCTCGTTTGAAGGCAATGCTGGCCTATGTGGaattcagctttacaagcaatgTGACAATCCAGGTCCAGATTCAACCACCCGAAGCACATCGGTTCCAGAACCCAATACTTTGTGGCAGGACAGACTTGATGCCatcattttcttcctgtttaTTGGCTTGGGCTTTGGCGTGGGTTTTGCATTGTCAATCATATTCAgatccttttaccacatagaagGATGGCTTTACAAGCATATGCATTAGTAATATAAGTTTTTAACAAGGATAGTCATGTATGTTTGTGTTGTACTCGTTTGATGAGACAGCTTAAATCCACTCAGCTGTAATAAGGTTGGTTTCACTCAATTTCATAATTTCATATATGTATGACCCTCAAATATAGTTGTTTATAAGTGAAAAAAATAATTCACCAACTTCCCAACTCCAATGTTCAATTTCCAAGGCATTTGCCGTCGCCCTGTTCACAGAAACCAAGTGCTGCATTTGAAACTAAGGGAATATTCAGTTCAAGTAATCAAGTTATGTCAATATATATGGCAGATTGAAGGTAATTTTCATTCCAGCTTTACATGGCTGCCACATGCAAGTTTGGAACGCAAGAACTCACAAAGAATTTCCTGTGAGAATTGGAATTTTTTCTGTTTGGATTTCCGAAAACGTGGACGAAACGAAATGAAGCTTGTAGCCTTGTAGGATCAGAGGCCCGTAATATTTTTGGAATAACATGTTGAATTTTCCTAGCTAGTTGATTGATGTACAAGGACAGTACAGAACCTCGCTGGGTTACAGGTAGAGAATGATTGAACACGACACGGGGTCCAACTCGCTCTACGCGCCACCGTGGGAAAGCTAGCTCGCCCGTGACGgggtgggcggtggtggcgacAGCGGGGGCCACGTCGGCGGGAGATTCACGGCCGTAAACGCCGGCGAGAGAGTACGAGGGCTAGCTATCTAGTACATGCGCGCGACGTGGAGCGAGGCAGGATCACAGCGAGCTGGGCGAGGGCGTCGACGGCGACGTGGACGCCCAGGCGCCGCGCAGGATGTAGAAAAGTGGCGCAAGATTCCAGAATCACGCAGGAGCGCGCGGGGGACGTGTGCGCTGCGAGCGTCAGTGGCGAGTGGCGACAAGGAAGAAGAAGCTGCCAAGCCAAGGAGGAGGCGTCGTCTATTATAGTGGCTGGGTGGCCGTGTGGCAAATGCGATTTTAATCGAGGTGTTAATTGGTAATTTGCTTTGTTTAGCGAATGTAATGAGTGAACCGGATTGGGAGTTAGATCAGATTTCTAGAGACCTACGGCTGTGGCGTCGATCAACGGCGACTTTGTTCTCCGGCGGACTTCTCGTTTGTTCTCCGGCGACTTTGTTCCACCGCGGACCACAAAAGTGCTAATGTTTCTCTCGATCACTGTTTTCATATCCTTCTAGATTCTCGAAGATACTAGCTACTTCCTCTATTCCAAGATGTATTACTTTCTTCAGACTAAAATGTAATTATTTATAATATTATTCTAAACCTAACCATTTTCAATTTTAATAAACTTATAGAAAAGCATAGCAACAGTTGCAGTCTCAAATTAGTAGAGACAACGATTTATATGTAATATAAAATTAGATTAACTAATTAAGCTTTACCTAGACTTAGCCCACTATTCTTAAGGCTTCTCTCACTTATGGTGATCAGCCTTGCAAACAATTGGATTACCGACAAACTCTCCGAGTACTTTTCTGAACTATCTTCCTGATCATTTTAGACATATTAAATAAAAAGTTTGAAAGgcagtttccaacaaaagtcttCCAGCTAAAAAAATTGAGTACGCTTGATTTGTCTGATAACCTCATGCTTTCTGTGAGATTAACACACTTTCAAGTAGGAAATAATATGGAAACACTAAATCTAGCAGGGACCAATTTCTCTTATGACATGCCGACCTCGTTTAGCAATCTTGAGTTTTTAAAGATACTGGGCCTTAACACGATAGCCGTTGATGACAAACTCCCCGCTTTGATATCTAAGCTTCCATTATTGGATGACCTGGTACTACAACCACTACCGGAAAcgcggtctttgccgagtgtccgaggctttgccgagtgctaaatatcgggcactcggcaaagagactctttgccgagtgctacacACGGCAAAAAAAACACACGGTAAACAcatcctttgccgagcgccaggcactcggcaaagaaaaacactcggcaaagaatactttgccgagtgtcgggcgctcggcaaaggaggacactcggcaaacaagcGCCACGCAATTAACGGCgtcattctttgccgagtgccacgtcacaggcactcggcaaagagacgttttgccgagtgcctggccaagacactcggcaaaatgtacaCATTTTTTTTCTCTATTTTGTCCTAATTTTTTTCTATTGTCATCCTACATTCTCCTCAACAacatatgtaatttaggttcattTCTCAAAGTGTCTGCTATATTtcgtcaatttattttattttattgaatttcttgaataattcaaatttgaactgcgtggtcattcgaatagtggaaaaaatgaatgaaaaattgttatttatgttaatgagcatgctttgatGCCTTATCGAAAAAAGGATCAGAAATTTTTGAACTACTATTCACGAAATATGGCGACTAAATCgtatttaaattgtataaaaaggcaaatttggtcggaaaattatgaaacttgtcgagatgtcatgttatcatgtgaCGATATTGTGATAAAAATTTTATAAGATTTCGTGAAAGTTTGCAATCTACAatgcttaacacctaatcggTCTGTATATAAAATCATACACCTCTTTGGAAAACTTTtaatttgtaagcatcgtatgtttTTACTTTAACGAAACCTCGTCAGATTTTTATCATAGGTTCCCCATGTGATATCATtatatctcgacaagtttcataattttcggaccatatttgcattttatacattttaaaaacaactgagcaataagttcgtcgtcatgtttcgtggacaacaaatttgaaatttctaatttttttctcgataatgtctcaacgcatgcttcaataacgtgaatatcattttttggttcattattttccattattcgtgtgacttctagttcaaattttaataattacaagaaattcaataacatgaaataaattgatgaaatatagcaaacacttcgattAATGGGCACAAATTGCACATACTGTTGCATGTAATGTAAGTATCACAGCAAAAAAGTTTGGTGGCAAATAGgtgtaaaaaattaaaattctttgccgagtgcctgtttggggcgctcggcaaagccgcctctttgccgagtgcctgctcggggcgctcggcaaagcctcctctttgccgagtgcctccgatctgcggcactcggcaaagagggaaTATATACCAGTGCACCGCGCCCCCGCCCGTTACCCACACGCGCGCGCTCTTCAATTTCGCCCCCGcccgcggccccgcccccgcccctgcccccggctccgccgcgccgccgccgctcccccgccccgcggccccggccgcgtccccgcccccgcccccgcccccgcccccgcccccggccccgccgcgccgccgccgctcccccgccccgcggccccggccgcgtccccggcccgcgcccccggccgccgccgcgccccggcccgagccgccgccgcgcccccggacGCGGCAGCGCCCCCGGCCCCgacgccgcgcccccggccccccccgcgccccggcccgagccgccgccgcgcccccggccgcggccgcgccccggcccgagccgccgccgcgcccccggcccgcgcccccggccgggccccccgccgcgcccccggcctgagccgccgccgcgccccggcccgcgcccccggcccgaGGTTTAGTAGGTTTTGTCCAACCATCATTTTTGTAATGAACATGCACTTACAGGAAACTTAGAATTGCTAATTTCTGATTTCGCCTTTGTAGACCATGCTGTGAGTAAGTGATTTAATTTTCCTTTAAAATAACTCATTGTCTAACACACCCTGCGGTCATTACCTTTACCCCTGTTGCAACTTGCAACTTCTGCAAGGGCAACTGAGACTTGAAGATAGGAATTGAACATCATCAGTTCTCAGGAAAAATCAATTTTATTATATGATAGCATTCAGATTGGGCATGGGTGCCAGTCATGTACATCCACCTTGGTGAGGACTAGAACTTGGGTGATCTGGACGTACGTCCACATCTTGAACCAAATGAGCTAAGCTTAGCTATAATTAAGGCCTAGAGCAAATAAGAAAACATATAGTGGTAATAGATATCACACTGCAGGTTACTGATTTCTTAGAGGCCATATTATTTCTTTGTTCCCTCAAATATTCGAAAATCTGCATCTCTGCAAGAGTTAGAGAACCGTCGGAAACAATAGGAATATGCACGGTGATACAAAGAACCTAAGTTACACCCACAAGATAATGCCACACATGGTACTTAGTAGATATTGAATTCTCGATAACGATGAAAATTCTGgtagtggggggggggggggggtggggggggtgAGATTTCCTATCTGGGGGCTAGCAAAGGCCAATAGATCAGCATATAACTGAAGTCGAGTATGGAAAGCAAAATACCCATTGTTGCAGGAAAGCAACCTTGCAAGATTATTACTGTCTTCTTCTGTCATGCCTAGGGTGAAGAGATCACTCTTATCAGCACTTGTTTCTTATGGTATTCACGAAACAGCATCTGTATCCTGCATATCCACAAAATAGCACGGCATGCACCCAAGCAATTCACCAAACACCACCAATCCTTATTTCCCCCTTGTTTTAGTATGTGCAGTGCTGTTTTACGAATCCATGTTATGAAACCAGTGTTGTTTGGTGAAATTCTGAATTTGaaattgaggcttccattgcaggtactgcccccggcccgcgccctcGGCCGTGCCCCCGCCGCTGCTCGGCCGCCGCAGGTACTGCATCCGTTCATATTCCACCGTTCATATTCCACCAGCTGATGCAcgtttctttaaaaaaatacaCCATGTATCTTTAGGAGTTGTTATAGATCATTCTGCTGTGTTGATATAACATGCCATATTCCTCGCTCCCGTGCATATACGTAGGGCAATTGATATTACTCTGTCTCCGGTGTATATGTTAGAGGATGGAAGACCGTGCGTGGATGTACACTGGCCGCCCAAGTCAGGTTGGGATGACTAGTGAGTGGATCAGGAAGACCAATACTTTCTTGGAAATGGCgtttggcgaagctgctaaaggagcgaATATGATTCTCTGCCCATGCAGCAAGTGTGCAAACAGGAAAAGACAAAATAAGAAgaacatgggggaacatctttgcAAGAATGGATTTACGGCAGACTATACCGGGTGGATCTACCACGGTGAAGCCAATCGTATGAGAGAGGATGTGGTGAGACCACGTGTTGAGGATTATGATGCTAATGCCGGTGTAGCGGACATGTTGGATGACTATGGGGAGGCACGGTTCGCCGAGGGACAaacggaggaggagccagagtCGATCGCA is part of the Panicum hallii strain FIL2 chromosome 2, PHallii_v3.1, whole genome shotgun sequence genome and encodes:
- the LOC112883163 gene encoding LOW QUALITY PROTEIN: receptor-like protein 54 (The sequence of the model RefSeq protein was modified relative to this genomic sequence to represent the inferred CDS: inserted 1 base in 1 codon), which gives rise to MDLSYNYFSRPIPSCLMKKADLMSILRLRENKLHGMLPENIGEGCKLQTIDLNQNQIQGALPRSLANCQDLEVLDVGNNQIVDSFPSWLGTLPKLRILVLRSNQLNGTIRGLHDGYQHFTSLQIVDLASNHFSGDLHPEWFENLRAMLDNSNDVGEXLEHQTNSTWRPLVYQDTVIVTFKDAALSVTKIPTVFKLIDLSNNSFEGSIPGSIGRLVSLHGLDMSHNNFTGQIPSQLHNLTRLESMDLSCNSISGEIPQEFTSLTSLSWLNLSYNNLTGRIPQGNQFLTFPSSSFEGNAGLCGIQLYKQCDNPGPDSTTRSTSVPEPNTLWQDRLDAIIFFLFIGLGFGVGFALSIIFRSFYHIEGWLYKHMH
- the LOC112883162 gene encoding receptor-like protein 53: MAPTKEHLHSLMHLFIACLLKLSTAAPCLPDQASSLLQLKASFIGDSLPSWQAGTDCCHHWEGVTCDVAFGRVISLDLGEFDLMSSWLDPALFNLTSLRNLSLAFNDFRGASLPASGFERLTDIIHLNLSCTYFLGQIPIGIACLKNLVTLDLSENYDLYFERPSFKTFMANMSNLRELYLDGVNLSSSGSTWSTVLADSVPQLQVLSLYQCYISGPIQPSFSRLRSLTTINLGYNKFEGHFPTKIFQLKSLRTLDLSGNPMLSVRLTHFPAGNNLETLNLAGTNFSCDMPSSFGNLEYVKTLGLNMMGIDDELPSLISKLPLLDDLQLMGPDTENPILSWISNITQLTHLLFDGYDFSKSIPTWIGKLTRLESLTIADCSFSMPIPYQIGNLTKLVELKFLNCDFSEQRMPSSIGNLTKLVLLSICDCNFSGPIPSTIGNLIQLEKLVVWSSHIGGKIPKSLFALPALQVLFLLDNQLIGSLEDIPAPLSSPLREILLSSTIELGSIWRLRNLTHLSLGNNMISLTEKEVLMDFKEAYRYHQLHPN